A portion of the Streptomyces sp. YPW6 genome contains these proteins:
- the cobM gene encoding precorrin-4 C(11)-methyltransferase, translating to MTVYFIGAGPGAADLITVRGARILAASPVCLYAGSLVPVELLAECPEGARLIDTANLDIDQIAEELVRAHADGHDVARLHSGDPSVFSAVNEQMKRLDEAGVPYEVVPGVPAFAAAAAALKRELTVPTVGQTVILTRVAHRATAMPEGEDLATLGRSGALIVLHLAARYVDRVVDELLPHYGADCPAAVVAMASRPDEIVLRGTLDSIAGQVKAAGVIRTAVIMVGRTLGAEQFRDSHLYSPERDRHVC from the coding sequence ATGACCGTGTACTTCATCGGCGCGGGCCCCGGCGCCGCCGACCTGATCACGGTGCGCGGCGCCCGGATCCTCGCCGCCAGCCCGGTCTGCCTGTACGCGGGCAGCCTGGTCCCGGTGGAACTGCTGGCCGAGTGCCCGGAGGGCGCCCGCCTGATCGACACGGCGAACCTGGACATCGACCAGATCGCCGAGGAGTTGGTCCGGGCCCACGCGGACGGCCACGACGTGGCGCGGCTGCATTCGGGGGACCCGTCGGTCTTCAGCGCGGTGAACGAGCAGATGAAGCGTCTGGACGAGGCGGGCGTGCCGTACGAAGTGGTCCCCGGCGTCCCCGCGTTCGCCGCTGCCGCCGCCGCCCTGAAGCGCGAGCTGACGGTGCCGACGGTCGGCCAGACGGTGATCCTGACCCGCGTCGCCCACCGTGCCACGGCGATGCCGGAGGGCGAGGACCTGGCGACCCTGGGCCGCAGCGGCGCGCTGATCGTGCTGCACCTGGCGGCCCGGTACGTGGACCGCGTGGTCGACGAACTGCTCCCGCACTACGGTGCGGACTGCCCCGCGGCGGTGGTGGCGATGGCGTCCCGCCCGGACGAGATCGTCCTGCGCGGCACCCTGGACTCGATCGCCGGACAGGTGAAGGCGGCGGGGGTGATCCGGACGGCCGTCATCATGGTGGGGCGGACGCTGGGCGCGGAGCAGTTCCGGGACAGCCACCTGTACTCACCGGAGCGGGACCGGCACGTGTGCTGA
- a CDS encoding YciI family protein: protein MKYLVMVQGSQADYDAQSGKGSAGSPAWDEKAVQEMFAHMGSINDDLAESGELVSAYGLLEPASGRAVSVDAEGRPVVSDGPYGEAKELLAGFWILDCENLERVTEIAARVARCPQPAGAPAYPVLIRPVGGGIDD, encoded by the coding sequence ATGAAGTATCTGGTGATGGTCCAGGGCAGCCAGGCGGACTACGACGCGCAGAGCGGCAAGGGCAGCGCCGGCAGCCCGGCCTGGGACGAGAAGGCCGTGCAGGAGATGTTCGCCCACATGGGGAGCATCAACGACGACCTGGCCGAGTCGGGCGAGCTGGTGAGCGCCTACGGGCTGCTGGAGCCCGCTTCGGGCCGGGCCGTCAGCGTCGACGCCGAGGGCCGCCCGGTCGTCTCGGACGGTCCGTACGGCGAGGCCAAGGAACTGCTCGCCGGGTTCTGGATCCTCGACTGCGAGAACCTGGAAAGGGTGACCGAGATCGCCGCCCGCGTGGCACGCTGTCCGCAGCCGGCCGGGGCGCCCGCGTACCCGGTCCTCATCCGCCCGGTAGGCGGCGGGATCGACGACTGA
- a CDS encoding peroxiredoxin: MASGPQLGSTAPDFTLPGGALSDGTFDRADYRLSAARGRSVVLAFYPGDNTSVCTKQLCSYSSGMEAFEGLDADVWGISPQGVDSHESFARAFGLRMPLLADEGREIAKAYGVSAPGIGVRRAVFLVGPDGTLRWKHVALLGATFQSLDTLTHHLSGIKGA, from the coding sequence ATGGCATCAGGACCCCAACTCGGCAGCACGGCACCCGACTTCACCCTGCCCGGCGGAGCCCTGTCGGACGGGACCTTCGACCGCGCCGACTACCGCCTGTCCGCCGCCCGCGGCCGGTCCGTGGTCCTGGCGTTCTACCCGGGGGACAACACCTCGGTCTGCACGAAGCAGCTGTGCTCGTACTCCTCGGGCATGGAGGCCTTCGAGGGCCTGGACGCCGACGTCTGGGGCATCAGTCCACAGGGTGTGGACAGCCACGAGTCGTTCGCCCGCGCCTTCGGCCTGCGTATGCCGCTGCTGGCCGACGAGGGCCGGGAGATCGCCAAGGCGTACGGGGTCTCCGCGCCCGGCATCGGAGTGCGGCGGGCGGTCTTCCTCGTCGGCCCGGACGGGACCCTGCGCTGGAAGCACGTGGCGTTGCTCGGAGCGACCTTCCAGTCACTCGACACCCTCACGCACCATCTGTCCGGCATCAAAGGGGCGTAA
- a CDS encoding e9imm peptide translates to MRGDASAGGMSRDEALSLVRRLLNESGETGEAEADEILDALERGLACPHIGDYVYWPLPDSDPTPEEIVDRALAYRPIAL, encoded by the coding sequence GTGCGAGGCGACGCGAGCGCGGGCGGGATGAGCCGGGACGAGGCGCTGTCGTTGGTGAGGCGCCTGCTGAACGAGTCCGGCGAGACCGGCGAGGCGGAGGCGGACGAGATCCTCGACGCCTTGGAACGCGGCCTGGCCTGCCCGCACATCGGCGACTACGTCTACTGGCCCCTCCCGGACTCCGACCCCACGCCGGAAGAGATCGTCGACCGGGCACTGGCCTATCGGCCGATAGCGCTCTGA
- the cbiE gene encoding precorrin-6y C5,15-methyltransferase (decarboxylating) subunit CbiE, which translates to MPPSPAPLPHPVAVVGIGADGWSGLSGTAREALRGAEVLIGGARQLDLLPPECAGERVAWPAPLRPAVPRLLAEHGERRIAVLASGDPMFYGIGRALAEELGPEGLRVEPHPSSVSYACARLGWPLEDTEVVTLVGRPAARLAASLYAGRRLLVLSADASTPATVAALLTDRGFGPSRLRVLEQLGGEDEDLVEGIAEAWAHEPGDRLNVIAVECRASAEALRLGAVPGLPDEAYEHDGQLTKRHVRAATLGTLAPAPGELLWDVGGGSGSIAIEWLRAHRSCRAVSVERDPVRAERITRNAARLGVPGLRVVTGPAPAALAGLDTPDAVFIGGGLTAPGLLDACWEALRPGGRLVANTVTLESEALLAGRHTAYGGELVRLSVAHAVPVGGFTGWRQAMPVTQWSVTKPSSSEVSSHMGDRR; encoded by the coding sequence GTGCCCCCATCCCCAGCCCCGCTTCCGCACCCCGTCGCCGTCGTGGGGATCGGCGCGGACGGCTGGTCCGGGCTGTCCGGCACGGCGCGGGAGGCGCTGCGCGGGGCGGAGGTGCTGATCGGCGGGGCGCGCCAGCTGGATCTGCTGCCGCCGGAGTGCGCCGGGGAGCGGGTGGCCTGGCCGGCCCCGCTGCGGCCGGCCGTCCCCCGGTTGCTCGCCGAGCACGGGGAGCGGCGGATCGCGGTCCTGGCGAGCGGGGACCCGATGTTCTACGGGATCGGGCGGGCGCTCGCGGAGGAGCTGGGGCCCGAGGGGCTGCGGGTGGAGCCGCACCCGTCCTCCGTCTCGTACGCCTGCGCGCGGCTGGGCTGGCCGCTGGAGGACACGGAGGTCGTCACGCTGGTGGGCCGCCCGGCGGCGCGTCTGGCCGCCTCCCTGTACGCGGGGCGACGGCTGCTCGTCCTGAGCGCGGACGCGAGCACTCCGGCCACGGTCGCGGCGCTGCTGACGGACCGGGGGTTCGGCCCGAGCCGGCTGCGGGTGCTGGAGCAGCTGGGCGGTGAGGACGAGGATCTCGTCGAGGGCATCGCGGAGGCCTGGGCGCACGAGCCCGGCGACCGGCTGAACGTCATCGCGGTCGAGTGCCGGGCGTCGGCAGAGGCGCTGCGGCTCGGCGCGGTGCCCGGTCTGCCGGACGAGGCGTACGAGCACGACGGGCAGCTCACCAAGCGCCACGTCCGGGCCGCCACGCTGGGCACGCTGGCGCCCGCGCCGGGGGAACTGCTCTGGGACGTGGGCGGCGGATCGGGCTCGATCGCGATCGAGTGGCTGCGGGCCCACCGGTCCTGCCGGGCGGTGAGCGTGGAGCGTGACCCGGTGCGGGCCGAGCGCATCACCCGTAACGCCGCGCGCCTGGGCGTCCCCGGCCTCCGGGTCGTCACGGGCCCGGCGCCCGCGGCCCTGGCCGGACTGGACACCCCGGACGCGGTGTTCATCGGCGGCGGGCTGACCGCGCCGGGCCTGCTGGACGCCTGCTGGGAGGCGCTGCGGCCGGGGGGTCGGCTGGTCGCGAACACGGTGACGCTGGAGTCGGAGGCGCTGCTGGCCGGGCGGCACACGGCGTACGGCGGCGAGCTGGTGCGGCTGTCGGTCGCGCACGCCGTTCCGGTCGGCGGGTTCACCGGGTGGCGGCAGGCGATGCCGGTGACGCAGTGGTCGGTGACCAAACCCTCATCCTCAGAAGTGAGTTCGCACATGGGAGACAGACGATGA
- a CDS encoding DUF6596 domain-containing protein has product MDRATNDIEDLLRRHAPQVLGALVRRYGHFDPAEDSVQEALIAAAEQWPRDGIPDNPRGWLIKVASRRLTDRLRSDEARRRREETAAALTPADAFVAPPPGEGTAGAGPSGPGRAPSEDDTLTLLFLCCHPALSPAAQIALTLRAVGGLTTAEIARAHLVPEATMAQRISRAKRAVRGTHFRQPDARDRDQRLAAVLQVLYLIFNEGYTATAGPDLHRTDLAREAIRLTRAVRRLLPREGRVTGLLALMVLTEARTPARTGPDGELIPLDEQDRARWDRTAVAEGTALAEEALTQGPAGDYQLQAAIAALHDEAERAEDTDWPQILALYDVLVRRSPDPAAALGRAVAVAMVHGPRAGLAEVDALAGAAGGSGAAGGAGAAPGTAGAAAGTAGAGGAAGAGGAGGHRLDAVRGHLLERAGEPDAARTAYRAAADATLSEPEARYLRRRADRLDRPDG; this is encoded by the coding sequence ATGGACCGAGCGACGAACGACATCGAGGACCTGCTGCGCCGCCACGCGCCGCAGGTCCTCGGCGCACTCGTACGCCGGTACGGGCACTTCGACCCGGCCGAGGACTCCGTCCAGGAGGCCCTGATCGCGGCCGCCGAGCAGTGGCCCCGGGACGGGATCCCCGACAACCCGCGCGGCTGGCTCATCAAGGTCGCCTCCCGCCGCCTCACCGACCGGCTGCGCAGCGACGAGGCCCGGCGGCGCCGCGAGGAGACGGCGGCGGCCCTCACCCCGGCCGACGCGTTCGTCGCCCCGCCGCCCGGGGAGGGGACCGCGGGTGCGGGCCCCTCCGGACCGGGCCGGGCCCCCTCCGAGGACGACACGCTCACCCTGCTCTTCCTCTGCTGCCACCCCGCGCTCTCCCCCGCCGCCCAGATCGCGCTGACGCTCCGGGCGGTCGGCGGCCTCACCACGGCCGAGATCGCCCGCGCCCACCTGGTGCCGGAGGCGACGATGGCGCAGCGCATCAGCCGGGCCAAGCGGGCGGTGCGCGGGACGCACTTCCGGCAGCCGGACGCCCGGGACCGCGACCAGCGGCTCGCCGCCGTGCTCCAGGTCCTCTACCTGATCTTCAACGAGGGCTACACCGCCACCGCGGGCCCCGACCTCCACCGCACGGACCTGGCCCGCGAGGCGATCCGGCTGACCCGTGCCGTCCGCCGGCTGCTCCCCCGCGAGGGGCGGGTCACCGGACTGCTCGCGCTGATGGTCCTCACCGAGGCGCGCACCCCGGCGCGCACCGGCCCGGACGGTGAGCTGATCCCCCTCGACGAACAGGACCGGGCCCGCTGGGACCGTACGGCCGTCGCCGAGGGCACCGCCCTGGCCGAGGAGGCGCTCACCCAGGGACCGGCCGGGGACTACCAGCTCCAGGCCGCGATCGCCGCCCTGCACGACGAGGCGGAGCGCGCGGAGGACACCGACTGGCCGCAGATCCTCGCCCTGTACGACGTCCTCGTACGGCGTTCCCCCGACCCTGCGGCCGCACTGGGCCGGGCCGTCGCCGTCGCGATGGTGCACGGTCCCCGGGCGGGACTGGCGGAGGTCGACGCGCTGGCGGGTGCGGCGGGAGGGTCAGGTGCGGCAGGAGGGGCGGGTGCGGCGCCGGGAACAGCAGGGGCAGCAGCGGGAACGGCAGGTGCGGGCGGTGCAGCCGGTGCGGGCGGTGCGGGCGGGCACCGGCTCGACGCCGTACGCGGTCACCTCCTGGAGCGCGCCGGGGAGCCCGACGCCGCCCGTACCGCCTACCGGGCGGCCGCCGACGCCACCCTCAGCGAGCCCGAGGCCCGCTACCTGCGCCGCCGCGCGGACCGGCTGGACCGGCCGGACGGATAG
- a CDS encoding LytR C-terminal domain-containing protein — MGGKYRITGDTYPRMRRPRHRRRLVLAGIGAVVVLGLVGWGTLQLIDVFTGGDKSASAADRRNCPTAKPSVAPAKALPKPAAIKVNVYNATTRTGLAKAAAEELKQRGFTIGEVGNATKEYDKKVPGTGVLLGAPAAKNTSFTVLGTQLVGTVQKTDTRKTGEVDLILGAKFKAFSTPKEATAAMTALTKPAPAPSPSC, encoded by the coding sequence ATGGGCGGAAAGTACCGCATCACGGGCGACACCTACCCCCGCATGCGCCGCCCCCGGCACCGCCGCAGGCTGGTCCTCGCGGGCATCGGAGCCGTCGTCGTCCTCGGTCTCGTCGGCTGGGGCACGCTGCAGCTCATCGACGTGTTCACCGGCGGCGACAAGAGCGCGAGCGCGGCCGACCGCAGGAACTGTCCCACCGCGAAGCCGTCCGTGGCCCCCGCCAAGGCGCTGCCCAAACCGGCCGCGATCAAGGTGAACGTCTACAACGCGACGACGCGCACCGGGCTGGCCAAGGCGGCCGCCGAGGAGCTGAAGCAGCGCGGTTTCACCATCGGCGAGGTGGGCAACGCGACGAAGGAGTACGACAAGAAGGTGCCGGGAACGGGCGTGCTGCTCGGGGCCCCGGCCGCGAAGAACACCAGCTTCACCGTGCTCGGCACCCAGCTGGTGGGGACCGTGCAGAAGACGGACACCCGGAAGACGGGCGAGGTCGATCTGATCCTCGGGGCGAAGTTCAAGGCGTTCAGCACGCCGAAGGAGGCCACGGCGGCGATGACGGCCCTGACGAAGCCGGCCCCGGCCCCGTCCCCCTCCTGCTGA
- a CDS encoding alpha/beta family hydrolase translates to MAQRPPSAAVLVLHGGRETGTEAPPPGLLNLPGTRMRPFVRAVGRAARASGGNVLVRQVRYGHRGWNGDRAHPFHDAVAALDALREEAGDDLPVVLLGHSMGARAALRAAGHPLVRGVVGLAPWCPPGDPVTQLADRDVVLVHSNRDRLTSPQATQSLTARARRAGARTCMVTIRGGDHAMIRRASDWHRLTTGLVTGLLGSGSLPGPVGEALALPPTAGASEGTLDLDVDLGLGLGPDPGRFRARTRA, encoded by the coding sequence GTGGCCCAACGACCGCCGTCGGCAGCGGTTCTCGTCCTGCACGGAGGCCGCGAGACCGGTACGGAGGCCCCGCCGCCGGGGCTCCTCAACCTGCCCGGCACGCGCATGCGCCCCTTCGTCCGGGCTGTCGGCCGGGCCGCCCGCGCCTCCGGTGGCAACGTGCTCGTGAGACAGGTGCGGTACGGCCACCGGGGCTGGAACGGCGACCGTGCGCACCCCTTCCACGACGCCGTGGCCGCCCTCGACGCGCTGCGGGAGGAAGCGGGCGACGACCTGCCGGTGGTGCTCCTGGGCCACTCCATGGGGGCGCGCGCCGCCCTCCGCGCCGCCGGGCACCCTCTTGTGCGGGGTGTCGTCGGGCTCGCCCCCTGGTGCCCGCCGGGGGACCCGGTCACCCAGCTCGCCGACCGTGACGTCGTCCTCGTCCACAGCAACCGGGACCGGCTCACCAGCCCCCAGGCCACCCAGTCCCTCACCGCCCGGGCCCGTCGCGCCGGGGCCCGTACGTGCATGGTCACCATCCGCGGCGGCGACCACGCCATGATCCGGCGGGCCTCCGACTGGCACCGGCTCACCACGGGGCTGGTCACCGGACTGCTGGGTTCCGGCAGTCTGCCGGGCCCGGTCGGCGAGGCACTCGCGCTCCCGCCCACCGCCGGGGCCTCCGAAGGCACCCTCGATCTGGACGTCGACCTCGGCCTCGGCCTGGGGCCGGATCCCGGGCGGTTCCGGGCCCGGACGCGCGCTTAG
- a CDS encoding type II toxin-antitoxin system VapB family antitoxin encodes MIFKRIGNGKPYPDHGRESTRQWADVAPRPVRLDQLVTTKGQLDLETLLAEDSTFYGDLFAHVVKWQGDLYLEDGLHRAVRAALQQRQVLHARVLDLG; translated from the coding sequence GTGATCTTCAAGCGCATCGGAAATGGGAAGCCGTACCCCGACCACGGCCGGGAAAGCACCCGCCAGTGGGCGGATGTCGCGCCGCGTCCGGTCCGCCTGGACCAGCTCGTGACCACCAAGGGGCAGCTGGACCTGGAGACCCTCCTCGCCGAGGACTCCACGTTCTACGGGGACCTGTTCGCGCATGTCGTGAAGTGGCAGGGCGACCTCTACCTGGAGGACGGGCTGCACCGGGCGGTCCGCGCCGCGCTGCAGCAGCGCCAGGTACTGCACGCACGCGTCCTCGACCTGGGCTGA
- a CDS encoding HhH-GPD-type base excision DNA repair protein gives MTTSGNGSTGGRGKAAGRGAGTGTGRSEAVTLHIAQNPEADELLGRSPLAALVGMLLDQQVPMEWAFTGPYTLAERMGSDDLDAGRIAAYDPDAFTELFVTKPALHRYPGSMAKRVQQLCEYLVAEYGGDADAVWRDASTGDDLLERLKALPGFGVQKAQIFLALLGKQLGVRPPGWREAAGPYGEAGSRRSVADITGPESLVEVRAYKQEAKAAAKAAKAAQKPGTSRKK, from the coding sequence ATGACCACGAGCGGCAACGGCAGCACCGGCGGCAGAGGCAAGGCGGCGGGCAGGGGCGCGGGCACAGGCACGGGCAGGAGCGAGGCCGTCACCCTCCACATCGCCCAGAACCCCGAGGCGGACGAGCTCCTGGGCCGCAGCCCGCTGGCCGCCCTGGTCGGCATGCTGCTGGACCAACAGGTGCCGATGGAGTGGGCGTTCACGGGCCCGTACACCCTCGCGGAACGGATGGGCTCCGACGACCTGGACGCGGGCCGGATCGCCGCCTACGACCCGGACGCCTTCACCGAACTGTTCGTCACCAAACCGGCCCTGCACCGCTACCCCGGTTCGATGGCGAAGCGGGTGCAGCAGCTCTGCGAGTACCTGGTCGCGGAGTACGGCGGCGACGCGGACGCGGTGTGGCGGGACGCCTCGACCGGCGACGACCTGCTGGAGCGCCTCAAGGCCCTGCCCGGCTTCGGCGTCCAGAAGGCCCAGATCTTCCTGGCGCTGCTCGGCAAGCAGCTGGGCGTGCGTCCACCGGGGTGGCGCGAGGCGGCAGGCCCGTACGGGGAGGCCGGTTCCCGTCGGTCGGTCGCCGACATCACGGGCCCGGAGTCGCTGGTCGAGGTGCGTGCGTACAAGCAGGAGGCCAAGGCGGCGGCGAAGGCGGCCAAGGCGGCGCAGAAGCCCGGGACGTCACGGAAGAAGTGA
- a CDS encoding flotillin family protein: MSPVVIAVIGIVVLLVLLGLVVITRYKVAGPSEAFIITGRRGKKSTDPVTGLTSIDNSGQKVVVGGGVFVVPFVQQKFTLDLSSRHIPIAVRGAVTLRGVKSNLEGVAIVKVGGSEDAIRAAAQRFLQQQDGIVGFTQEVLSGALRAIVGRMSVEDIIRDRAAFAGQVAEEAEASLSGQGLILDAFQIQDITTEGSYLEDLGRPEAARAKQEADIAEAIAKRASEQARLKAAEEIAIAERTYYLKQAEIKAETEAAAAKANAAGPLAEAARQQEVLSEQEKVAERQAALTDRELDTKVRKPADAARYQAEQEAEARRIALVKEAEADAQRSRLTGEGEKLHRSALADAVRIEGEAEAASIAAKGAAEAEAMQKKADAFAQYGDAAVLQMLVEVLPSVVAKASEPLSAIDKMTVISTDGASQLARTVTDNVSQGMELLSSTTGVDLASLLENLKNRTTTVPAPATTPDDSAANGEIEIKG, translated from the coding sequence ATGAGTCCAGTAGTCATCGCCGTCATCGGCATCGTCGTACTCCTCGTCCTGCTCGGCCTCGTCGTCATCACGCGCTACAAGGTGGCCGGGCCCAGCGAGGCGTTCATCATCACCGGCCGCCGCGGCAAGAAGTCGACGGACCCGGTCACCGGTCTGACCAGCATCGACAACAGCGGCCAGAAGGTCGTCGTGGGCGGCGGCGTCTTCGTGGTGCCGTTCGTCCAGCAGAAGTTCACCCTGGACCTGTCCAGCCGGCACATCCCGATCGCCGTACGCGGCGCGGTGACGCTGCGCGGCGTCAAGTCGAACCTCGAAGGCGTCGCGATCGTCAAGGTCGGCGGCAGCGAGGACGCGATCCGAGCCGCGGCCCAGCGCTTCCTCCAGCAGCAGGACGGCATCGTCGGCTTCACCCAGGAAGTGCTCTCCGGGGCGCTGCGCGCGATCGTCGGCCGGATGTCGGTCGAGGACATCATCCGGGACCGGGCCGCGTTCGCCGGCCAGGTCGCGGAGGAGGCCGAGGCCAGCCTCTCCGGCCAGGGCCTGATCCTGGACGCCTTCCAGATCCAGGACATCACCACCGAGGGCTCCTACCTGGAGGACCTCGGCCGCCCGGAGGCCGCCCGCGCCAAGCAGGAGGCGGACATCGCCGAGGCCATCGCGAAGCGCGCCTCGGAGCAGGCCCGGCTGAAGGCGGCCGAGGAGATCGCCATCGCCGAGCGGACGTACTACCTGAAGCAGGCCGAGATCAAGGCCGAGACGGAAGCTGCGGCCGCCAAGGCCAACGCCGCCGGCCCGCTCGCCGAGGCGGCCCGCCAGCAGGAGGTCCTCTCCGAGCAGGAGAAGGTCGCCGAGCGCCAGGCGGCCCTGACCGACCGCGAGCTGGACACGAAGGTCCGTAAGCCCGCCGACGCCGCCCGCTACCAGGCCGAGCAGGAGGCGGAGGCCCGCCGCATCGCGCTGGTCAAGGAGGCCGAGGCCGACGCGCAGCGCTCGCGCCTGACCGGTGAGGGCGAGAAGCTGCACCGCTCGGCACTGGCCGACGCGGTCCGCATCGAGGGTGAGGCGGAGGCCGCGTCCATCGCCGCCAAGGGTGCGGCCGAGGCCGAGGCCATGCAGAAGAAGGCCGACGCGTTCGCCCAGTACGGTGACGCGGCCGTCCTCCAGATGCTGGTCGAGGTCCTCCCGAGCGTCGTCGCGAAGGCCTCGGAGCCGCTGAGCGCCATCGACAAGATGACGGTCATCTCCACGGACGGCGCGAGCCAGCTGGCCCGCACGGTCACCGACAACGTCTCGCAGGGCATGGAACTGCTCAGCTCGACGACGGGCGTGGACCTCGCGTCCCTCCTGGAGAACCTGAAGAACCGCACGACGACGGTCCCGGCTCCGGCCACGACCCCGGACGACTCCGCGGCGAACGGCGAGATCGAGATCAAGGGCTGA
- the upp gene encoding uracil phosphoribosyltransferase, translated as MRIHVVDHPLVAHKLTTLRDKRTDSPTFRRLADELVTLLAYEATRDVRTEQVDIDTPVTPTTGVKLSHPRPLVVPILRAGLGMLDGMVRLLPTAEVGFLGMIRNEETLQAETYATRMPEDLSGRQVYVLDPMLATGGTLVAAIQELIKRGADDVTAVVLLAAPEGVEVMERELAGTPVTVVTASVDERLNEHGYIVPGLGDAGDRMYGTAE; from the coding sequence ATGCGGATCCACGTCGTCGACCACCCGCTGGTGGCGCACAAACTCACCACGCTGCGCGACAAGCGCACCGACTCCCCGACCTTCCGGCGGCTCGCCGACGAGCTGGTCACCCTCCTCGCCTACGAGGCCACCAGGGATGTGCGTACCGAGCAGGTCGACATCGACACCCCGGTGACGCCCACGACCGGCGTGAAGCTCTCGCACCCCCGGCCCCTGGTCGTCCCGATCCTGCGGGCCGGTCTGGGCATGCTGGACGGCATGGTCCGGCTGCTGCCGACCGCCGAGGTGGGCTTCCTCGGCATGATCCGCAACGAGGAGACGCTCCAGGCGGAGACGTACGCGACGCGGATGCCCGAGGACCTCTCCGGGCGCCAGGTCTACGTCCTCGACCCGATGCTGGCCACCGGCGGGACCCTGGTCGCGGCCATCCAGGAGCTGATCAAGCGCGGCGCCGACGATGTCACCGCCGTCGTGCTGCTCGCCGCGCCCGAGGGCGTCGAGGTGATGGAGCGGGAGCTGGCCGGGACCCCGGTCACCGTCGTCACCGCCTCCGTCGACGAGCGGCTCAACGAGCACGGCTACATCGTGCCGGGCCTCGGCGACGCGGGCGACCGGATGTACGGGACGGCCGAGTAG
- a CDS encoding M28 family metallopeptidase, whose protein sequence is MAVVAATALATPLLLAASPHPGRPSPHDPGKEAAKLARELVRTSSARDAFTHLKQFQAIADSTDGHRAAGSLGHDASAAYVYRQLQRAGYKVSYESFRFTYTETLAEKLAVVTPTPRDVTIKAMTYTPSTKEGGLTARLVAVPADETTGCEAADYAAADFTGAIALIKRGGCSFAQKQETAAAAGAAGAAVYNNVEGTLSGTLGDVSAGKIPTGGLTLEEGEKLLADLAGGEVTVSFEIRELQQDRPTRNVIAETPGGSAARTVMLGAHLDSVTEGPGINDNGSGSAGLLDVALKLAKSKSKPANKVRFAWWSAEENGLIGSEKYVAALSEEQREQIKLYLNFDMIASPNGVQFVFDGDDSDQVGAGPGPEGSAQLERDINAFLDGKGKPHEGTDFTGRSDYGPFIEVGIPSGGTDTGAEGIKTAAQAEVFGGGAGIAYDPCYHAACDDLDNIDMGHFDTNIDVIANAVGTYAHDLRSLTRPVDPDTGTGTPGSGGSGGGLREGHGHVTE, encoded by the coding sequence ATGGCTGTCGTGGCCGCCACCGCCCTGGCCACACCGCTCCTCCTGGCCGCGTCCCCGCACCCCGGACGCCCCTCGCCGCACGACCCCGGGAAGGAAGCGGCCAAGCTGGCGCGGGAGTTGGTGAGGACCTCGTCCGCGCGCGACGCCTTCACCCACCTCAAGCAGTTCCAGGCGATAGCCGACTCCACCGACGGCCACCGCGCCGCCGGCTCGCTGGGGCACGACGCCTCGGCCGCGTACGTCTACCGCCAGTTGCAGCGTGCCGGGTACAAGGTCTCGTACGAGAGCTTCCGCTTCACCTACACGGAGACCCTGGCCGAGAAGCTCGCCGTGGTGACGCCGACGCCCCGCGACGTGACGATTAAGGCCATGACGTACACGCCGTCGACGAAGGAAGGCGGCCTGACGGCCCGGCTCGTCGCCGTACCCGCCGACGAGACGACCGGTTGCGAGGCCGCCGACTACGCCGCCGCGGACTTCACCGGCGCTATCGCGCTGATCAAGCGCGGAGGCTGCTCCTTCGCCCAGAAGCAGGAGACCGCGGCAGCGGCGGGCGCGGCCGGAGCGGCCGTCTACAACAACGTCGAGGGCACCCTGTCCGGCACGCTCGGCGACGTCTCCGCCGGGAAGATCCCGACCGGCGGGCTCACCCTGGAGGAGGGCGAGAAGCTCCTCGCCGACCTCGCGGGCGGCGAGGTCACGGTCTCCTTCGAGATCCGCGAGCTCCAGCAGGACCGCCCCACCCGCAACGTCATCGCCGAGACGCCCGGCGGCAGCGCGGCACGGACCGTGATGCTCGGCGCCCACCTCGACTCGGTGACCGAGGGCCCCGGCATCAACGACAACGGCTCGGGCTCCGCCGGTCTGCTGGACGTCGCCCTGAAGCTGGCCAAGTCGAAGAGCAAGCCGGCCAACAAGGTGCGGTTCGCCTGGTGGTCGGCCGAGGAGAACGGTCTGATCGGCTCGGAGAAGTACGTCGCGGCCCTCTCCGAGGAGCAGCGTGAGCAGATCAAGCTCTACCTGAACTTCGACATGATCGCCTCGCCGAACGGTGTCCAGTTCGTCTTCGACGGCGACGACTCCGACCAGGTCGGCGCGGGTCCGGGCCCGGAGGGTTCGGCCCAACTGGAGCGTGACATCAACGCGTTCCTCGACGGCAAGGGCAAGCCGCACGAGGGCACGGACTTCACCGGCCGCTCGGACTACGGCCCGTTCATCGAGGTCGGCATCCCCTCCGGCGGTACGGACACCGGGGCGGAGGGCATCAAGACGGCGGCCCAGGCCGAGGTGTTCGGCGGCGGGGCGGGGATCGCGTACGACCCCTGCTACCACGCGGCCTGTGACGACCTGGACAACATCGACATGGGTCACTTCGACACCAACATCGACGTGATCGCCAACGCCGTCGGGACGTACGCGCACGACCTGCGCTCGCTGACCCGCCCGGTCGACCCCGACACCGGCACCGGGACGCCGGGCAGCGGCGGCAGCGGCGGCGGCCTGCGCGAGGGCCACGGCCACGTGACGGAGTAG